One genomic window of Solanum stenotomum isolate F172 chromosome 9, ASM1918654v1, whole genome shotgun sequence includes the following:
- the LOC125877993 gene encoding proteinase inhibitor PSI-1.2-like produces MGSNKVGVLTLLLLCVFLVGSNYVEAQFCPQFCEPNVDYMTCSSSGSTILRPTCINCCQARGRGCQLFRRDGSAICN; encoded by the exons ATGGGTAGTAACAAAGTTGGTGTCCTCACTCTCCTCCTCCTATGTG TTTTTCTAGTGGGAAGCAATTATGTGGAAGCTCAGTTTTGTCCTCAATTTTGTGAGCCAAATGTGGATTACATGACTTGTTCCTCTTCAGGAAGCACAATACTTCGTCCAACATGCATCAACTGTTGCCAAGCAAGAGGAAGGGGATGCCAACTTTTCCGTAGAGATGGCTCTGCAATATGTAACTAA